TCGGTCAGTTTCAAGGAGGCTCGGCCGCTTGGCAGGCAGTCCGAACTTCGCGTCGTGGCTGTGGACCTGCCGCATATTTCCAATTTCACGGATCTCGATGCGCTGGGCCTTGAACCGGATGTGGACCTGCGCATTGCGCGCACACCACGGGATCTGGACGGGGCCGACGCGATCATTCTCCCGGGTTCGCGCAATGTGTTCGCGGATCTGGATTATCTTTGGAGTTCGGGCATGGCTGGGGCGGTTCTGGCCAGCCGTGCCGAAATTGTTGGAATCTGTGGTGGGCTGCAAATGCTCGGAACAGCCATCACGGATCCATCCAGTGTCGAAAGCGCGGGGGCGTGCGCCCGTCCCTTGGGCTTTTTGCCTTTGGCAACGCAGATGGCGGTGGACAAGGTTCTGTGCCAGGCGAGCTGCGTGCATCCGGCTTCAGGGGAAACGATTCGCGGGTATGAGATCCATCACGGGCGCACGTGTGTGCTCGATGGGCAGGTCGAGCCGCTCATGACCCGCGCCGACGGAACCGTGATTGGATGGAGCCGGGCCGACGGCATGGTCTGGGGTACCTATCTGCACGGAGTCTTTGATGCTGATGGGTTCCGGCGCTTCTTTCTGGATCGTCTGCGGAGGCGCAAGGGCCTCGATCCCCTGAAATCGGTGCAAGTGGCCTACGATCTTGAAGCCGCGCTGGATCGCCTGGCTTCGGTGGTGCGCGGGAGTCTCGACATGGAGCGGATTTATCGCCTTCTGGATTGATGGTGCCTGCTCAATCGCTTTTCAGGACGCGCACGCTTGTCTCGTAGTAGGGCGTGCCGCGTCCAACGGTGCTTGAAATGTCCCGGGTCAGCCGGTTCAGGCCGTGCCCGGCTTTGAGCCAGCCCCCGCGTTCAGACACCAGAATGTCTCGCCGCTGCCCGGCCTTCACTTCAAGTTTTGCCCGGACTGCTCCATTCCGGCTTTCCACCAGCACTTCTTCTCCATTTTCAAGACACAGGCGGTGCGCCTCCTCCACGGCCAGGATGACCACGGGCAGAGGATCGTGTTCGGCGAGGGTTCGCTCGGAGCAGATGAACCCGTGGGGGGCGATGGTCAGCAGCCTGTAGGGGTATGCGGGATCGCGGCGGTCGAGGTCATCGGGCCTGAACTCGGTCATGAATTGAAACCTGCCCGAAGGCGTGGGGAAGCTTTTGTCCGCAAAGGGGACCATGGGAGCGTCCAGGCGGAAGGCCTTTTTTCGCAGGTCCGCCATGGAGCATCCCTGTTCCCGGATGGGCGCGCAGAGGTCGTGCAGCCAGTCCGTGACGCTGCGCTGGAAACGATCGGCAAAATCAAAGCGTCCGGCCAGGTCGTGAAACATCCGGAACTCGCTTTTGCATTCGCCCATGGGCGCGATGGCCCGGTTGACGGGCCCGACATGGTTGTGCCCGTAGCTGGCCATGACGTCCTCTTCTTCCAGAAACGTCGTGGCTGGCAGAAAGACGTGGGCCTGGTCGGCGGTGTCGTCCAGAAAATGCCCGGAATAGACCACGAATTCGGCGTGCCGGAACGCGGCGATCGTTTTGGCCGTGTTCGGGGCCATGCACACGGGGTTGGCGGCCGTGACATATATCATGCGGATTTCAGGATCGCGGGCGCTCATGATCTCTTCTGCGATGCGAGGCAGGAGCAGGGTGCGTCGCGGCGGGTTCAGGTCGTCGCCCCAGAATTTCTGGTCGAAGGGGCCATATTCCTCGAAGCCCTGGCTGACTCCGCCGCCGGAGACGCCGATGTTGCCGCTGATGGCGGCGAGGGCGTCTATGGCCCGGATGGACAGGTGGGCTTCCCTGTGACGGTGCATGCCCCAGCCAAGCAAAGTGGCCGTGGGTTTTTGGAGCATGAAGGTTTCGGCCAGGAAGTGTGCATCTTCCACGGCTGTGTCGCAGCGCGCGCACAATTCTTCCACGCTGTGCCGGGC
This sequence is a window from Desulfomicrobium apsheronum. Protein-coding genes within it:
- a CDS encoding molybdopterin-dependent oxidoreductase; this encodes MNETIVTTCTRDCPNTCGLLAEIRDGRLVALKGDPGHPVTKGLTCVKAARYIKRIYSPERITQPLIRDRRSLPWRTAGWDEVLDTVASRLKSIAAESGPEAILYYQGYGERTALKLLNRYFFNLLGGVTTPVGSLCGGTGQSAQDLDFGRRVSHDPLDHANSKSMILWGRNPVSTNISLVPVIREIRQRGGRVVLIDPVSSRSAALADRHIAPRPGSDAFLAMAVAKLILAREAEDRDFMENHALGANAYLGILARHSVEELCARCDTAVEDAHFLAETFMLQKPTATLLGWGMHRHREAHLSIRAIDALAAISGNIGVSGGGVSQGFEEYGPFDQKFWGDDLNPPRRTLLLPRIAEEIMSARDPEIRMIYVTAANPVCMAPNTAKTIAAFRHAEFVVYSGHFLDDTADQAHVFLPATTFLEEEDVMASYGHNHVGPVNRAIAPMGECKSEFRMFHDLAGRFDFADRFQRSVTDWLHDLCAPIREQGCSMADLRKKAFRLDAPMVPFADKSFPTPSGRFQFMTEFRPDDLDRRDPAYPYRLLTIAPHGFICSERTLAEHDPLPVVILAVEEAHRLCLENGEEVLVESRNGAVRAKLEVKAGQRRDILVSERGGWLKAGHGLNRLTRDISSTVGRGTPYYETSVRVLKSD